One segment of Synergistota bacterium DNA contains the following:
- a CDS encoding HD domain-containing protein, translated as MYKKRLMVCDILSGSVGSFEDLFMIHSLSRWRRGTSGEPIVSMILRDKTGFLRANLICDDETMLADICAKLESARRDGRAVLASGFVEMKGGRVEARLTRAVPLDRGEYESFPGVFSLPAESIELMWMKLKKIAEDNLSEESDECAFGRILLNTLVFQKDRAKLFKEAPGAMIYHHAFIGGLLQHTLRVVETALELAKKSENIHVSIPLVVVGSILHDVGKIEEYEFSESYIRRTRRGELHGHVILGAMLVDRIGVYLIRKENGRNYWRELLDDVVHIILSHHGRREWGSPIEPALPEAFIVHYADDISAKLDHVLAQLSLATGEDLYSQMLKRRIFESKWGKKER; from the coding sequence ATGTATAAAAAGCGCTTGATGGTGTGTGATATCCTAAGTGGTTCTGTTGGAAGTTTTGAAGACCTATTTATGATTCATAGCTTAAGTAGATGGCGAAGAGGAACCTCGGGCGAGCCCATTGTTTCAATGATCCTTAGGGATAAGACCGGTTTTCTGAGGGCTAATCTCATTTGTGATGATGAGACTATGCTTGCCGATATCTGTGCTAAGCTTGAGAGTGCAAGAAGAGATGGCAGGGCGGTCTTAGCATCTGGATTTGTTGAGATGAAAGGGGGAAGGGTTGAAGCGAGGTTGACCAGGGCGGTACCTCTTGATCGTGGTGAGTACGAGAGCTTTCCGGGTGTGTTTTCCCTTCCAGCGGAAAGCATTGAGCTTATGTGGATGAAACTAAAAAAGATAGCTGAGGATAACCTTTCGGAAGAAAGTGATGAATGCGCTTTTGGTAGAATCCTTTTGAATACGTTGGTTTTTCAAAAAGATAGAGCGAAATTATTTAAGGAAGCCCCGGGAGCTATGATTTATCACCATGCTTTTATTGGAGGGCTTCTTCAACACACCCTTAGAGTTGTTGAAACTGCGCTCGAGCTTGCGAAAAAATCCGAGAATATACATGTTTCTATTCCTCTCGTAGTGGTTGGTTCCATTCTTCACGATGTGGGGAAAATTGAGGAGTATGAATTTTCTGAGAGTTATATAAGAAGAACGAGGAGGGGAGAGCTTCATGGGCATGTCATTCTTGGGGCTATGCTCGTTGATAGAATTGGAGTTTATCTGATAAGGAAGGAAAATGGGAGGAATTACTGGAGGGAGCTCCTTGACGATGTTGTTCATATTATTCTCTCTCACCATGGCAGAAGGGAGTGGGGTTCTCCAATTGAGCCAGCCTTACCGGAGGCTTTTATTGTTCACTATGCTGATGATATAAGTGCAAAGCTTGATCATGTCCTTGCCCAGCTTTCATTAGCCACTGGCGAGGATCTCTATTCTCAGATGCTTAAGAGGAGGATATTTGAGTCTAAATGGGGGAAGAAAGAGAGATAG
- the uvrA gene encoding excinuclease ABC subunit UvrA, with the protein MSYDRIIIKGAREHNLKNIDLEIPKYKLVVITGVSGSGKSSLAFDTIYAEGQRRYVESLSAYARQFLGRMEKPDVDAVEGLSPAISIDQRGVPKNPRSTVGTITEIYDYLRLLFARIGVPHCPKCGRRIERQTVDQMVDKILSLPEGLKVQILSPVVRGRKGEFKNLFLELRKEGFLRVRVDGLILWLEEEIKLDKAKKHDIDVIVDRLLVKRENESRIYDSLEQALRLSKGLAIVLTEKGEEILLSERFACPYCDISLPEIEPRLFSFNSPYGACPACDGLGVKIEFAPDLVVDEELSIKDGAIRPWRGSRFEEFYMRKLEILAQRYGFSLDIPFRDLSDEAKKIILYGSDEVLPFKYYTRRGVYEYEGHFEGIIPQLERRYRETESEAVKEELERFMRFTPCPVCKGARLKEEALAIKIAGKNIYELTLMSVRELKEFFENLKLDERSRFIAKLPVKEIVSRLDFLLNVGVDYLTLARPGYTLSGGEAQRIRLATQIGSGLTGVLYVLDEPTIGLHPRDTERLLDMLEKLRDIGNTLVVVEHDELTIRRADHIIELGPGAGVHGGKVVAQGTINDLLKNEKSLTGSYLSGRKRIPIPPFRRRPGRRKLVIKGARQYNLKNIDVVIPLGLFVCITGVSGAGKSTLVYEILYKALARKLYRSPELPGEHDAIEGLEHIDKVVVIDQSPIGRTPRSNPATYTGAFTPIREFFASLPEAKIRGYTPGRFSFNVRGGRCEACQGQGVIKIEMQFLPDVYITCDVCKGRRYNRETLEIKYKGKDISDVLEMTVDEALEFFSNIPSIKRKLKLLSDVGLGYIKLGQPAPTLSGGEAQRVKLATELSKKATGKTLYILDEPTTGLHFADIEKLIKVLQRLVEAGNTVLVIEHNLEVIKVADYVIDLGPEGGEKGGYLVAAGTPEEVALCERSHTGKFLRRVLGERELCIKSA; encoded by the coding sequence TTGTCATACGATAGGATAATCATAAAAGGAGCGAGAGAGCATAATTTGAAAAACATAGATCTTGAGATACCTAAGTATAAGCTTGTCGTCATAACGGGTGTTTCCGGTTCCGGAAAGTCCTCCTTAGCCTTCGATACCATATATGCCGAGGGGCAGCGGAGGTATGTAGAATCTTTGTCAGCGTATGCACGTCAGTTTTTGGGTAGAATGGAAAAACCCGATGTTGATGCAGTGGAGGGGCTTTCTCCTGCGATATCTATAGATCAGAGAGGAGTTCCTAAGAACCCGAGATCTACTGTTGGGACGATTACAGAGATATACGACTATCTTAGACTTCTATTTGCGAGAATAGGCGTACCTCACTGTCCTAAATGTGGTAGAAGAATAGAAAGACAAACTGTCGATCAAATGGTAGATAAAATCCTTTCGCTTCCTGAAGGCTTGAAAGTTCAGATACTATCTCCTGTTGTGAGGGGAAGGAAGGGGGAGTTTAAGAATCTATTTCTTGAACTCAGAAAAGAAGGTTTCCTAAGGGTCAGAGTGGACGGCTTGATTCTGTGGCTTGAGGAGGAAATAAAACTCGATAAGGCTAAGAAACACGATATAGATGTGATTGTAGATCGCTTATTAGTGAAGAGAGAAAATGAAAGTAGAATATACGATTCATTAGAGCAGGCTCTTAGGTTATCTAAAGGGCTTGCTATCGTTTTAACGGAGAAAGGCGAAGAGATATTGCTTTCTGAGAGGTTCGCTTGTCCCTATTGTGATATTAGTCTTCCGGAGATAGAACCTCGTCTTTTCTCGTTTAATAGTCCTTATGGAGCATGTCCAGCCTGTGATGGCTTGGGTGTCAAGATAGAATTTGCTCCAGATCTCGTTGTAGATGAGGAACTTTCTATTAAGGATGGCGCTATAAGACCCTGGAGAGGTAGCAGATTTGAGGAATTTTATATGAGAAAACTGGAGATTTTAGCTCAAAGATATGGCTTCTCGCTGGATATTCCTTTCCGGGATCTATCTGATGAAGCGAAAAAAATTATACTTTATGGTTCAGATGAGGTTCTCCCCTTTAAGTACTATACTCGAAGGGGCGTTTATGAGTATGAAGGGCATTTCGAAGGTATAATCCCCCAGCTTGAGAGGAGATATAGGGAAACGGAGTCTGAGGCAGTCAAGGAGGAGCTTGAAAGATTTATGCGCTTTACTCCATGTCCGGTTTGTAAAGGGGCTCGCTTAAAGGAGGAAGCGCTTGCGATAAAGATAGCAGGGAAGAATATTTATGAGCTTACTCTTATGTCGGTACGGGAGCTTAAGGAATTCTTTGAGAACCTTAAGCTTGACGAAAGAAGCAGGTTTATAGCTAAACTACCTGTTAAGGAGATAGTTTCAAGGCTTGATTTTCTTCTCAATGTTGGTGTCGATTATTTGACCCTTGCAAGACCTGGTTATACCCTCTCTGGAGGAGAGGCTCAAAGGATAAGACTTGCCACGCAAATAGGCTCGGGACTTACGGGTGTTTTATATGTTCTTGATGAACCTACTATAGGTCTTCATCCTCGGGATACCGAAAGACTTCTTGATATGCTGGAAAAGCTCAGGGATATTGGAAATACTCTGGTAGTTGTTGAGCACGACGAGTTAACTATAAGAAGGGCAGACCACATAATAGAGCTCGGTCCCGGTGCTGGGGTTCATGGTGGGAAAGTAGTTGCGCAAGGCACCATTAACGATCTTCTGAAGAATGAGAAATCACTAACGGGTTCATATCTATCGGGCAGAAAGAGGATACCCATTCCCCCTTTCAGAAGGAGACCAGGAAGGAGAAAGCTCGTTATAAAAGGGGCACGGCAGTACAACCTTAAGAACATAGATGTGGTTATACCATTGGGGCTTTTTGTATGTATAACTGGGGTCTCAGGGGCAGGTAAGAGTACACTCGTTTATGAGATACTTTATAAAGCGCTTGCGAGAAAACTTTATCGCTCTCCGGAGCTTCCAGGAGAACATGATGCTATAGAGGGCTTAGAGCACATAGATAAGGTAGTTGTAATAGATCAAAGTCCTATAGGAAGAACACCTCGTTCGAATCCTGCTACTTATACGGGTGCTTTTACGCCTATAAGAGAATTTTTCGCGTCTCTTCCTGAGGCTAAGATAAGAGGATACACTCCGGGAAGGTTTAGCTTTAACGTTCGTGGAGGCAGATGTGAGGCTTGTCAGGGACAGGGAGTCATAAAGATAGAGATGCAGTTTTTGCCCGATGTATATATAACTTGCGATGTTTGTAAGGGTAGGAGATATAATAGGGAGACGCTTGAGATAAAGTACAAAGGTAAAGACATAAGCGACGTTCTTGAGATGACCGTTGATGAGGCTCTTGAATTCTTCTCTAATATTCCATCCATAAAGAGAAAGTTAAAGCTTTTAAGCGATGTTGGGCTCGGATATATAAAGCTTGGTCAGCCAGCTCCTACTCTATCGGGTGGGGAAGCTCAAAGGGTGAAGCTTGCAACGGAGCTTTCCAAAAAGGCTACTGGAAAAACGCTTTATATACTCGATGAGCCAACTACGGGATTGCACTTCGCTGATATAGAAAAGCTCATAAAGGTTCTTCAAAGGCTTGTCGAGGCAGGAAATACGGTACTTGTTATAGAACATAATCTCGAGGTTATAAAGGTTGCGGATTATGTGATAGATCTCGGTCCTGAAGGAGGCGAGAAGGGAGGATATTTGGTCGCAGCTGGGACGCCTGAAGAAGTAGCTCTATGTGAGAGATCTCATACTGGTAAGTTTCTAAGAAGAGTATTAGGGGAGAGAGAGTTATGTATAAAAAGCGCTTGA
- a CDS encoding YqhA family protein, translating to MITVVSIVFSAIGAFFVYIIGARYVIEVISLAWNSKGLPSPKTVTIDLLIAIDLFLFGSLLLIFSFGTYDLFICKASSEVERDTTSSGPFWLRIRTVEDLKSLLLGYILIMLSVTFLKQAVSIDYKTPTSLFLFAGGIFLIALSYYFTHRR from the coding sequence TTGATAACCGTCGTATCCATAGTATTTAGCGCGATAGGCGCTTTTTTCGTCTATATAATAGGAGCAAGATACGTCATCGAGGTCATATCCCTGGCGTGGAACTCCAAAGGGTTACCATCGCCTAAAACGGTCACTATAGATCTTTTGATCGCTATAGATCTGTTTCTTTTCGGTAGTTTACTTTTGATCTTTTCTTTCGGAACTTACGACCTCTTCATATGCAAGGCATCAAGTGAGGTTGAGAGAGATACAACGAGCAGTGGACCGTTCTGGCTGAGGATAAGAACGGTAGAAGATTTAAAAAGCTTACTTTTAGGATATATATTAATAATGCTGAGCGTTACTTTTTTGAAACAGGCGGTTTCTATAGATTATAAAACTCCGACCTCCCTTTTTCTTTTTGCGGGAGGAATATTTTTGATAGCGCTGTCTTATTATTTTACTCACAGGAGGTAG
- the uvrB gene encoding excinuclease ABC subunit UvrB — protein MAKFRLVAPYPPRGDQPQAIEKLVDGIKKGYRFQTLLGVTGSGKTFTMANVIERVGLPTLVIAHNKTLAAQLYSEFREFFPYNAVRYFVSYYDYYQPEAYVPETDTYIEKDASINEEIEKLRLSTTKALLERDDVIVVATVSCIYGIGSRKEYERVIFCLEKGMKITRRRLIERLIELYYERNDLVLERGKFRVRGDLIEIYPAYEEVGVRVELFGDEIDRITEFHLITGKTICEKEKVCIYPAKHFVTSEDIIRRAIKLIEMELEERVNWFKERGKLLEAERLELRTKYDIELLKEVGYCPGIENYSRYLSGRAPGESPGTLLDFFPDDFLMFIDESHMTVPQIRGMYNGDRSRKETLVEFGFRLPSALDNRPLKWEEFQEYMKRVIFVSATPGDYELEISSQVVEQLVRPTGIVDPEVEIRPAKNQIDDLLDEISRTVERGERVLVNTLTKKMAEDLASYLADLGVRVKYLHSEIDTIERAEILKGLRLGEFDVLVGVNLLREGLDLPEVTLVAILDADRQGFLRSERSLIQMIGRAARNVRGKVILYADEITDSLRRAVAETERRRRVQMEFNVKHGITPKTIVKEVRDYLPEVSRREVKEKGYERVAEELAPYDLPAEEREALISSLEREMWKAVERLDFEKAAEIRDLISALRGGGDITGEKDKKDNMAAFSKHKIDNRRIHSI, from the coding sequence TTGGCTAAGTTCAGGCTTGTGGCTCCATATCCCCCACGAGGGGATCAGCCTCAGGCGATAGAGAAACTCGTAGATGGTATTAAAAAGGGTTATAGATTTCAAACGCTTCTTGGCGTTACGGGTTCTGGTAAGACATTCACAATGGCAAATGTGATAGAGAGGGTCGGTTTACCTACCTTGGTTATAGCTCATAATAAGACTCTCGCCGCTCAGCTTTATAGCGAATTTAGGGAGTTCTTTCCCTATAACGCGGTTAGATATTTCGTCAGTTATTACGATTACTATCAACCGGAAGCCTACGTTCCAGAGACCGATACCTATATAGAAAAAGATGCTTCCATTAACGAGGAGATAGAAAAGCTTAGGCTTTCAACAACTAAAGCTCTTCTCGAGAGAGATGATGTAATCGTAGTTGCAACGGTTTCCTGTATATACGGTATAGGTTCGAGAAAAGAGTATGAGAGAGTTATATTCTGCTTGGAGAAGGGGATGAAGATTACAAGAAGAAGACTAATAGAGAGATTGATAGAGTTATATTATGAAAGAAACGACCTTGTTCTTGAAAGGGGTAAGTTTCGCGTAAGAGGAGATCTTATAGAAATATACCCTGCCTATGAGGAAGTAGGGGTTAGGGTTGAGCTCTTTGGGGATGAAATAGATAGAATAACCGAGTTCCATCTTATAACCGGTAAAACTATATGTGAAAAAGAAAAAGTTTGTATATATCCTGCTAAGCACTTCGTTACATCTGAGGATATAATAAGAAGAGCTATTAAACTCATAGAGATGGAGCTTGAGGAAAGAGTTAACTGGTTTAAAGAAAGGGGAAAGCTTCTTGAAGCTGAGAGGCTCGAGCTCAGGACAAAGTACGATATAGAGCTTTTGAAAGAGGTTGGTTACTGCCCTGGAATAGAAAATTACTCGAGATATCTGAGTGGGAGAGCACCTGGTGAGTCTCCAGGAACGTTGCTTGATTTCTTCCCTGATGATTTTTTGATGTTTATAGATGAGTCTCACATGACGGTTCCCCAAATCCGGGGAATGTATAACGGTGATAGATCCAGGAAGGAGACCCTCGTTGAGTTTGGCTTTAGACTTCCATCCGCCTTGGATAACCGCCCTCTTAAATGGGAGGAGTTTCAGGAGTATATGAAAAGGGTTATTTTCGTCTCAGCAACGCCCGGAGACTATGAGCTTGAGATAAGCTCTCAGGTTGTGGAGCAGCTCGTTCGCCCCACGGGAATAGTCGATCCGGAAGTTGAGATAAGGCCGGCCAAGAATCAGATAGATGATCTTCTCGATGAGATTTCGAGAACCGTTGAGAGAGGGGAAAGAGTGCTTGTTAACACGCTTACTAAGAAGATGGCGGAGGATCTTGCCTCGTATCTTGCAGATCTTGGAGTAAGAGTTAAATACTTGCATTCGGAAATAGATACCATAGAAAGAGCGGAAATACTTAAGGGGTTGAGACTGGGAGAGTTCGATGTGCTCGTGGGCGTCAATCTTTTAAGAGAGGGACTTGATCTTCCTGAGGTAACCTTGGTCGCTATTCTCGATGCGGATAGACAGGGCTTCTTAAGAAGCGAGCGATCGCTCATACAGATGATAGGCAGAGCTGCTCGAAATGTCAGAGGTAAGGTGATTTTATACGCTGATGAAATCACAGATTCTCTTAGAAGGGCGGTTGCAGAAACTGAGAGGAGAAGAAGAGTGCAGATGGAGTTTAATGTTAAACATGGAATAACCCCAAAGACCATCGTTAAAGAGGTAAGGGATTATCTTCCTGAGGTAAGCAGAAGAGAGGTCAAGGAAAAAGGTTATGAAAGGGTAGCTGAGGAGCTTGCTCCTTATGATCTTCCCGCTGAGGAGAGAGAAGCTCTGATTTCCTCACTGGAAAGAGAAATGTGGAAAGCGGTAGAGAGGCTCGACTTTGAGAAAGCGGCGGAGATAAGAGATCTTATTTCCGCCCTGAGGGGAGGAGGGGATATTACTGGCGAAAAAGATAAGAAGGACAATATGGCAGCTTTTTCTAAACATAAGATTGATAACCGTCGTATCCATAGTATTTAG
- a CDS encoding thioesterase family protein yields MPEIKLEEGLKGVAQIVVDEEHLATEFIQPTVESLGTPALINLMNLAAFNAVKDRLPEGFTTVCTYVNVRHLAATPVGMSVTAEAILEKAEGYKLTFKVSAYDEVEKVGEGIVERYIVDRERFMKKVKERKKELLGGGLY; encoded by the coding sequence CTGCCCGAAATAAAACTTGAGGAAGGTCTTAAGGGTGTAGCTCAGATAGTGGTGGATGAGGAACACTTGGCTACCGAGTTTATTCAGCCGACCGTTGAGTCTCTGGGTACACCGGCTCTTATAAATCTTATGAATCTTGCTGCCTTTAACGCAGTTAAAGACCGTCTTCCCGAGGGATTCACTACCGTTTGTACTTATGTAAACGTGAGACACCTTGCTGCTACCCCTGTTGGAATGAGCGTTACTGCGGAAGCCATCCTTGAAAAGGCAGAAGGGTATAAATTGACCTTTAAGGTAAGCGCTTACGACGAGGTTGAAAAGGTGGGAGAAGGCATAGTGGAAAGATATATCGTTGATAGAGAGAGATTTATGAAGAAGGTGAAGGAAAGGAAAAAGGAGCTTTTAGGAGGCGGGCTTTACTGA